The genome window CATAACCTTCATTGATTATGTAGAGTCCGCGGAATTGAGCTATTGGGGACTGATGATGGGTTATTTGTTATTTGGTATGGCTTTGTATGTGGGGCACGAGCTTTATGAAAAGTTTGGAGAAAAACCACCCGAGTTTTTAAGTGTCAATAACCGGATATGAATTTAGCTAAACAAAATGGACAATAGAGCAATAAAAGTACTTATGTTCGGTTGGGAATTTCCTCCCCATAACAGCGGAGGGTTGGGAACGGCGTGCTTGGGTTTAGCGCGCGCCCTCGGCGAGCACAAGGACGAGGTTGATCTAACTTTTGTCCTTCCCAGAAAACAAGCTGCCGACGACGTGGGGGCTAATTTTGTTTTTGCCGATGCTTTTTTGAAACACCTGAAGGTCAGAACGATCGACTCTCTTTTGTCACCTTATCTAACCAGCCAATCGTATAGCGATCGCTACAACCTCTTAACAACCGAAGAAAAAGATCTCTACGGAGCCTCTCTTTTTGAGGAAGTCAATATATATGCTCGTCGTGCCGAAGCAATAGCTAAATACGAGGAATATGATGTTATACACGCTCACGATTGGCTGTCATTTGGGGCGGGCATAGCCGCAAAGCGAATATCAGGGAAGCCGTTGGTGGTCCAAATACACGCGACTGAGGTCGACAGAACCGGTGGAAATGGAGTTAACCAGTACGTATATAATCTTGAAAAACAAGGAATGGAGATCGCTGATGCAGTAGTTGCTGTAAGTAATTTCACAAAAAATATAATTGTGGAGAAGTATGGTATACCACCAAGCAAAGTCCGGGTGGTGCATAACGGTACTGTAATAAGAAATGAAAACAAAGAGACAACAGAACTAGAAGAAAGACCTCACACTCCCTTAAGTGTTCTAAAAGAAAAAGGCAATAAAATTGTTTTGTTTGTCGGAAGGGTTACTTTACAAAAAGGCCCGGAGTATTTTTTGAACGCTGCCAAACGCGTTTTGGAATACAGACCGGATACGTTATTTGTAGTGGCCGGTTCCGGTGATATGAGAGAGCAGATGATACGCGAGGCAGCAGCTTTGGGTATCTCTAAAAATGTTCTTTTCGCGGGCTTCCTTCGAGGAGATGAATTGGATTACGCTTATAAGGCAGCTGATTTATACGTTATGCCCTCTGTTTCAGAGCCGTTTGGTTTGACTGCCTTAGAAGCGATAGAGAACGGTACTCCGGTTTTGCTTTCTAAGCAGTCGGGAGTATCAGAGGTAGTGAAGCATTCGCTGTTGGCTGATTTCTGGGATATCGAAGAGATGGCGAATAAAATACTTTCGGTCATTTCTCACAGATCCCTCGGCAACGAAATGCGCCGCAACGCATTCAAGGAACTTTTCCATATTTCATGGTCAAACTCGGCGAAAAAATGCAAAGATATATACCGTTCGCTCACTTCTAGGTTATTTAAAAATATGAAATAATTAAAATATGACTTCAATTTGTCTTTACATGCAGGTTCACCAGCCGCGTAGGTTAAAAAAATATCGGATCTTTGATATAGGCTCAAAAGGCGGATACTTTGACGATGTATCGGATACGGATCTAAATAATCGTAAAGTCTTTCAGAAAGTAGCTCGCAAGTGTTATCTACCCACAAATTCCCTTATGCTAGACCTTTTGAAGAAGCATCCAGAGTTCAGACTCAGTTTTTCGATCACCGGAATATTCTTAGATCAGGCCGAAGAATACAGCCCGGAGACATTGGAGTCGTTCAAAAAGCTTGTGGATACCGGTCAAGTGGAGATATTGTCAGAGACTTACTATCACTCTCTTGCGTTTCTATACTCACAGAGAGAATTTGAAGAACAGACGCAATTGCATAAAGAGAGAGTGAAAGAATTGTTCGGTGTTGAGCCGACTGTATTTAGGAACACAGAGTTAATATATAATAATGAATTAGCCAAAGCGGCGGAAAGAATGGGATATCGCGGCGT of Candidatus Campbellbacteria bacterium contains these proteins:
- a CDS encoding glycosyltransferase family 4 protein — protein: MDNRAIKVLMFGWEFPPHNSGGLGTACLGLARALGEHKDEVDLTFVLPRKQAADDVGANFVFADAFLKHLKVRTIDSLLSPYLTSQSYSDRYNLLTTEEKDLYGASLFEEVNIYARRAEAIAKYEEYDVIHAHDWLSFGAGIAAKRISGKPLVVQIHATEVDRTGGNGVNQYVYNLEKQGMEIADAVVAVSNFTKNIIVEKYGIPPSKVRVVHNGTVIRNENKETTELEERPHTPLSVLKEKGNKIVLFVGRVTLQKGPEYFLNAAKRVLEYRPDTLFVVAGSGDMREQMIREAAALGISKNVLFAGFLRGDELDYAYKAADLYVMPSVSEPFGLTALEAIENGTPVLLSKQSGVSEVVKHSLLADFWDIEEMANKILSVISHRSLGNEMRRNAFKELFHISWSNSAKKCKDIYRSLTSRLFKNMK